Within the Montipora foliosa isolate CH-2021 chromosome 11, ASM3666993v2, whole genome shotgun sequence genome, the region AGCTTATACAGTAGAACACCAGATGATGATATTTTCCGTGAAATGGCGTTAACATATTCTATGAACCATCCCAAGATGCATTTGAATGTACCAGCTTGTCAAGAAGAGAATTTTAAAGATGGTAAGGGAGTTAAATAtaacttacatgtatttattgaTTGGTCTGTTGTACAATGTACCTGCAATGGAATCATTGACATTGCTTTCATGCCGCTTCAATGCGCCAGATAACTCGGCAGTAATTGAATTTGCAAGTCACGGCTGCCAGCAAAAGATCCCACCACAAGAAATGGAACTTTCTGCTTACTTATACAACTTTTAAATTTGCGAGACATGTTTCGGATATTTAGTATCCATCTTCACTTGAAGGATGTTTACAAGTGAGTGACTTTATATAAAGTAGGTAACAAGGAGGTGTAAATTACAAAGTGTAGAATAATAGTtacaaatcagtgaaaaaaGTTGCATAATACTAAAGAAGTACAACAGAGTGGGAGAATAAAAAGGTGCGAGTACAAATCTGTGAAAAATGTTGAATACAAGTAGTAATTAAAGTTGAATACTATTTGTATTCAACTTTTTTTGCAGATTTGTACTCAGGCCTTTTTGTTCTCCCACTCTGTTTTATCCCTGTAGTATTGTATAccgtataagtcgaccttttatggcctcaaaagaagctccaaaaatcgccatcaacttatacacgggtcaaagattttgagccaagttccagctaagtaatttattcaaaattgacataataatgttgtcttgggcataacgaacgcagtggacaaaagccgacaAAAGACTtaaaaatgaatgacaaaagacttcaaaatgaatgtaagcaattccagttcaaatgaaaaaggatttgtccaaatctaaatgttgaagatactcacaagcacaaatatgaaatagacactgtaaattttcgttttccaaaggcggaaagctctaaaaggcatttttgtttcttcaaacaaacgcgatcgttcaacggcttagtaacctggcgcaatatctcgtgtttgcgtgcaagcagtgtcactcgtgttgcgtgaaaatgctggttcaggttggtaatgattgttttttattctttatacaaacctggctgatttaaatgcttttgcaaacttcgtattgtttggtttatgagttttgttttgtttgtcatgtgagaaattataagtcaaggaccaattaaaccttgcacattttcgcatcgttcgcaagttatttcaaagattgactcctgcttctgtgttgtgcttatcctctaaagccctttatcgttgaacaacgaaacagacctgttagtttgaggtttacatgttcgattttctgagaactttttcgaaactcaaggacaaaatgcccgcatatacaacaactgctgaaccacaaaactattgagcgcttgaggccctgatttttttgtgtatacACATTTCCaaaaatcgaagaatacaagattagtgtcccagtaacattgaacaaagaaattaagaaattgctttttttaccatcaaaaatggggggtcgacttatacacgggatcgacttatacacaaGTAAATACGGTACTTTCGTGTCAGTGTCGGTGAAAGTTGTGGATACATTACTGAGCTGCAATGAATAAGATAAGTAAAATAATTTGTATCATTGATTTATGAACATTAATGTCTCCTAGGAATAACTAATGGTGCAGCATGGTACTCTGTCAGTGGCGGAATGCAGGACTATAATTATGTCAATAGTAACTGCTTTGAGATAACAGTTGAGGTCAGCTGTTGTAAGTTTCCAGATGAAAGTACCCTTCAGGGATTCTGGCAAGATAACAAGAAGTCACTTCTTGAGTATTTGAAGCTTGTTCACACTGGTCTGAAGGGCTTTGTGAAAGACAAGTATACTAACAAAGGTGTGTGAACATACTGGTAATAATTACTAGGGCAAAAGCTGGGTACATCAGTTATAGCTTTGATTGTGTTATGACTAATAGTTTTGTGAGTGTCTTGTTGCTTTTTTGTGCTCTGTTGCACCTCCGAAAAACGTTTGATGAAAGCTAGGGTTTCAGGTCCAGGTATAAGGGGGTTTAGTTTCCAAAAAACTCTGGTGTTGCATTGTTGGAGAATTGAAAAATGGGAATGGGTTAATCAAAAATTATTGGGTTGATATGGCAAATTGACCGCCACTCTGACAAAGGGTGAAGTACAAGATCAAACACCACATCCACTTATCACTTGTTATCTTAGAAAAAACTGTAGCAACatcacagaaacaaaaaaagaatttgttaCAAACCCTAAGCTGAGTTCTATTAAATCTGGCGATTCTGCGATGTCTCTTGGTTGTCATCTACATAACATGTCCTAGGACTAGCTGTGGTTTATTATTTAGAACATTGCAGTGAAACATGTTTTATATGCttaaagcagttttcaaatggtTGTCGAAAGAAATTAAGATTGCTACAATCAGTGAATGACCTAAAAGTCTCCCACCATTTTTAAACCAAGGACTGAGAAGGTAAAACCAAAAGAAATCTCACCTTGCACATACGCATTTCTGTCCGCTTTGAATGACTGACATGTAATTGctttgaattctgattggttcatcgCACTGTTTGTGATTGGTCGCAGTAATGTTTTGATAATGGTTTTACTCCACTGAAGTGAAACCATTCTTAGTACTGTACACCATAAATACCACATTGTGTGACAGGTTATTTCTGGGCTCTTAGAGCTGTCACAGTGGCTTGGGCTCCCAAGTTTTACATTTTGGAGCCCAAAGTGCTTCCTGAACTTttccttaggcagcagccttgttaccatatcaacccagttgataaacccattaattttgtgtgattCAGGTTTACATGTAAGTACCTCTCCCATTTTTAACCATAGTTTTCCTTCAGTTCCTCTGCCATTAACATTATTCCCAGGAGAGCTGCCATTCGTACGTCATTCCCAGGAGAGCTGTCATttgtaatcatcatcatcatcatcaggttCTGCTTACTCGGcattaatattttactaactttcACATTTCATGTTTCCAATGTAGATTAGGCGAGTAATAATTACTCAAGAAAGTGGTTATTTCACTTTCAAAGATGAACATTTTTCACACGGGAATTCATTTTTACTTGTAAAGGAACAACATAAATCAGTGCAGTTATTAATGTTACAAAAACCatatatcattggttaaaacagCATAAATAACCATGCCGCAGCAcagattttagcaagtatgttagCGTTCCTCTGCATAAGgatgacgtgaaatcaccagatttgaggttttgatgacaacgtaagcatgcaacagagaacctttcattctctatGTCCACTCTGGACACTTTATTTTTGGGATACTTcacccatattgtaggacgtgaatgagactgaataatcgcaaaagactTTCAATAAAGCAAaggtatattttgaggtgatgttttcGTCGACCATCAccgtcatagatcttaaactccctatcaagctatcaagccaactgaTAGCTGGTAATTTGAGAGTTCTTAATAATAAATTACATACATAGTTTCTTCATATCCACATTCTCTGTGGATTTGTCACAAACTGTCAAACTGACTAGATCCCAGTTGGCTTAGCAGTTTATTTTAtgttatttataattatttctcAATTTTCTCCAATGCATATACCAGTTACAATACGTGTCAAAGCAATAAGTACGTCAAAGAAAACAACTAGTAATGGAGAAGGGCAAAATGTAGAAAACTTATTATACGCCCTATATTGCTTCAAAGATGACTGAGAGTAATAACCAGagtattatattattatagtatataaaatgaaataagCATAGAAAAGCACAGAATTTAAAGACATACTTAAGAAGATAGTACCAGGGAAAGGATATTAATACTGAGGGCACATTCTTTTGgtactattccggaataggaatacacagAATAGACAGTATTCGTGTTCTCTTTGGACCTATTCAGTTTTCGGAATGAACGGAAATTGATAAATCAAATTGCCTTGTTCTGCAGTCTAACAATTTTAGACAAAGGTGCTTCATAGTTGTTACCCCAAAGTATGCTTCCATAAGTAAGATAAGGATACACCATAACATAATATAAATAAACTAAGGAACTGGAATTTACtaatataaattattaataattttactAATTTTCCCAGAAATGTACTCAATGTGATCATGCCAAGAACGATTGTTGTCAATCATAAGTCCTAGATATTTAGCACTGAATGTCTGCTCTACATGTGGACCTGCTGCTAAAGAGATTGGAGCACACAGCCAAATACGGATGTAAGAGCTTCGTTTACAATCTGAAATACCTGGTCCAAGTCATTGCCTATCACTGTGAAcaaagtatcatcagcaaagagtCTCATAGAAAATGTATTGGTAGCTTTAACAATGTCATTGACATAAATCAGCTTGATCAGTAAAGCACTGCACTGGTGGTGCTTCATAGATTGTGGGTTTAAATCCCATAATCCCATGTGAGCTTAGTTTCTTTCAGGCTTTCCATTTTTATCATGCCCAGCTTTGCACTCCATCACTTATTCACCATTTTATTGCACAGAATTTACTCCTACTTGTAATTTTAGAAAATGACTTCACATCACTATAATTTATGTCAATATTGATTTGCCCCAGGAATTAAAGATGCAGAAATAGATATCATTGGTCGCAACCATCCTGTTAAAAGTGCTAAAGATGGAGATTACTGGCGTTTACTCTATCGAGGCAAATATGATGTGAGAGTACAAAAACGTGGATACATTCCAGAAATTAAGAAGATTGTGGTTACAGATGGCCAAGCCACAAATGCCAACTTCATCCTGCGACCCATTGGGGAGAGAATGGATGCCATTGGGGAGAGAATGGATGCATCTACCACACAGTTGGAAGAAGTCAAGGAAGATGACAAGAAGCCTGTCCCTGTTTCACTCATAATTGGTTTAACAATCGTTTGCCTTATTTCATTGATGTTAGCTCTGGCTCTTGCTATAATGATTGCAAAGAAATACAGAGGTGATGGCGATATCTCATGCCAATACTCTGCAGTCCACGCTGACCCATAAAGGAATAGTACCTACTTTCCACATCATTGTTGAAGTAATGTTTAtgatgaaattattattattacttctttAAGTTCTAGGTAATTACTTTCTGTGGTATTCAGCggtaaaatttgtttatttttgtttgggGGGTAGGGGGTGGGGGAAGGAATTTCAATGGGCTAGGtcattgaattttgtttaaGATCAGTTTTTCGTGGTTTGCATATGGTTGTGtggcttttcaggaccaatgaatcacaatcaacaacaacaactgttaataaTCCCAACTTTCCAGACACAAACCAGGTGGctctttacaagtgcagcttgAGTTGAACCAAGGACTACTACCATTTAACAaatggtcagaacgggtcttgaacccatgATCtcctccagggcccggttgttcaaaagccgattaacttaacccaggattagcgtaagctttggtttcattttttcaacttttgagtAAAGGTCTCTTatgcttatttttgcttttcaagattaacttcttTTAATGTATAATTTTGCCAACTTTCAGCGCTGAACAAATTTTTTGAAGTAGAGAaacaaactccttggttaaattttaatctgggattagcgttaatcggcttttgaacaaccggacccagatctcaaggcaagcgcccggACCACTGGGTTGCACTGCCTTGTAAATAATCGAGGCACTCAAGTTTGCTGATCATAGCAAATGCTGTGTTAAaacattctttttctttgtctttttgttttttgttttttttaaccaggGATAAGTCACTGCATTATCTTGTCTTTCTCTCTCACTTTTTGTGTCAGGGTCAACCTTACCCTTATCCCAGTGACCAAAGCATAgtgatcatatggaaaccagatACAGTAGAACCTCAATATATTGTATATCGTTTAATTATTAGTTTTCCTCtactttccaatttttttcaaactgtgGTCATCATCCGAGTTGGAAAAGCCATCACTCGCTGACACAAAATCGTCTACTGTTCATTAATGCAGGGAATTTTCCTCCAATAGTCAGTGTTTTTCTGGACATACACTTGTGTCATGTCTTCAGTTTGATAAGAATACACACCCATGCTGTTCTTTCATGAATTTGGTCAATTTGTGCTTCTTGCGGACTTCCTCATAGCGGCAGTTTTGAGAAACTTTGAGATAGTTTATGTTTCTAAACCATAACAGTAACCtttgttttttaattgtacatttcTAGTTACAATTACCAGGGGAACAATCACCAATCttagaaattcaaaaagaaaacaatcattTGACTCAACTTAAAACTGCTGTAAATGGCATTCCTATGCCAACGACAACTTTATTTACCCAATAAGTAACTGACACCATTTCAGATATTGTAGTCTAATGATATTAATCAAAAGTGGTAATAGCTGCCTGGGATAATCAAGAGTTAAAAAGGCTAGATTACTTTTTGACAAATGGTATTGTACAAGTTTAAATGGGGGAGATGACAAGCAAGAGGATATTACAAAGGACACTAGCTATAAGCCGCTCCCTCGAGTCTGGTCTTCTTTTTTACCCTGGAGAGGACGAAAATCTGAAGGTGGTaacctgattggctgaaacCAACAATAGCAAAATGACCCGCCCAGCCGCTGTTTGGGGAAGGGGCGCGGGCtcctttcccgaaacagcggctggtaatcgagcccaGATCCaaaataagggatacatgaagtacttatCTCCcaaagagcagttttcaaatgactgtcgagaataattacgcgattgcaattgctacgcttggtaattggttaaaaaatctcgcgccagtttatcaaccaatgagaaggaaaaccaaaaccaatcgcgaccaAAACTTTGAGCGAGTtgcatggaattgctacgaatttggattggttcattgctctgtttgcacctgctgtgattggtcgaagtaattgctttggtatttttttaacgacactcaattgaaaaccgctcaaaGGTCCAAGTAAATAATTAATTGCTCTAGTGTTTGAGGTTTCATTcaattgtaaacaaaattgTATTTTATCCTCCACGTTTTCTTTGTATTTGCGAGTAGTGTAAGTTCTTATAATATTTGCTTTACACGCTCGTAAATGTTATTTTTGCTCATTCAAGGGTTTGGTAGAAATTGCTCTTgagttttgtatttttgtctCTTGCAAACCCTGTGCTGTGTTGAGATCAATATACACaatttgtatttaatttattttacatttattttccCAAAAACCATTTGAAAGACAATTAAAGTCAATTGTTTTAgcatgataataattattgctgaatcAAAAAATGTGTTGAATTTTTGGGCACTCTATTACTCTTGTTTGTTTACACTTCATTTTGCAAGAGAATTTTTTTGCTGTTCCCTTCCTTCACGTTGTCCACCTGGTCAAATTTCACCGTGGTACCCCGAACATTCGACCCTGTGTTGCCCAGAGATCAGGGATTCGACAATTTCAATCCCTTTTTAAGCTTGTAGTGTTTGTGCCAAGAATTTGGGAACTCCAGCGGCGGCGACAACGTGTACAATTTCGTTCAGCGAAAAGAACATTGCGTTTTCTTCAAGTATATCGGTGAGGCTAAACCatccaaaaaagagaaaatgtaaaGAGAGAGGGGAAGGTTTCTAAAATCAAATCTGAGCAGTTTCTAAAGAGACCTTAAACacaaattaattatgcatgACTTGAATGGATTCCAAagaagagcaaaaaaaaaaaccctattaCTCTAAACAACAGTGACAGATGAGGACACCACAAGCAAGCAATCGATACCAATTTTATCGCTCAAAGCGCGGAAATTTGCGCACGTGCAAGTGGAAATCGGTTCCGTTTTGTCTCTTATTTCAAGAATGCGAGGAGACGCGAGATCAATTAATTAGTAAGCGAAGCCAAGGCTGCCAAGTTTAGCACCTTTTGAAGAATGTGTTACTAACGTTGCATTATTATCCCGGTGTGTGATAAACTCAGGTCCGCTGTAACCCTTGGGTTGCCACAACAAGCATCACGATACCACACGAAATAGTTGTAAACACAGGTCAGGATGACAAAAGCTAAACCAGTGGGATACCCCTAGACGCGCTGTCAGAGCGCATGACGATGTGCTCAGTGATTTCGGCCTGGGGCCATTCTcctcaccagagcctcggatcgacccgaggctctgggaaactttgtgtaggagaacatgcaccCTAGGGTTGttacagccaaaaattggctatttgaacctttgGGCGCCAGCTCACTCCTCGTgttaacatgaatgcaccagttagagacgcttttgattgttcttcacgaaaactaatgagaagacactttgtttcagggttccccagagctcttctctccctcagtcatgcgcaaaagagaagagctctggggtcgacaTTGGCCCGCGCCTCGTTTATACTAGGTCCTAGGTTGGACGCGAGGACCTGGATAGAGGGTAATAGCACAAACGCAAAAACAAAGAATTGACAGCAGTCTATGTTTTTACAacattttattcatttaatgcAACTGTTATACATATTGCGTATTCCTTTAACAGTTCTGTAGGACATCTTTATCCTATCTGACCCGCAGCAGTTGTTAATTTTTACGTCTTTTGAACTGACTGCTAAATTAAGCCCCTCCTCCCCTCACCCAACGCACTTATTTCAACCTCGCTTGTTTTTGTCGTCGGTCAATTTATATTTCAGGACTTGTAAATAGTCATTAAATTGGTGTCAATTTCATTACTGGAATCAAAGACCAACAAAGGCCTCACTTATCTTTCTTGGGAAACAAACAAACGCCGCGAGATGTGTATTTGATTTCTTATTCCTTGGACTGTTTTTATGATTTTAAACCAGCTCCCAAATAAGAGTGACGCCATCAGCATCAGCCGAAATAAAGTTTCTACCGGCAAAGCAGCACGCCAGGATTGCTCCCTCGTGTTGGTTTGACCTATAAAAAGGACGAGCAAAAACTGGCTTGACACATTGTACaaatttaaaagcaaaataaggaaaaacgGAGATTAATTGAAGAAGATTACATTTATACTGCGGCAGTATATAAAAATTACTTCAAGTACACTTAACCAGATCGGTATATATCTTGCATTTTCTTATAATACATTAATTGCGTGAAAGCTTTGGCTGCGGTTGTGTTTATACTGTCCTAAGTACCTCATGCCGGATAAACATGCAATCAGTTTATACCTTGTATCGGTACATGTGTTCCAAAAGCTCTTCTCCACGAAGTCCCATATGTTAACTGTTTTATCAGTAGCCACACCCACTATGTACCTTCCATCAGGGAGGAACCAAATGGCCTGCATGAAAAACAGTGCTTCCAAGTTAGATGAAAGAAATTAACTTCTTGTGTTCTAAGGTAAAGCAAGATGTGTGGTGATGTATACTTCTGAACGCGATACCCGGCATTTTAGACAGCATACGAGCCAGGATGGTGGTTTCGGGGAGCGAGCGAACTATGGTagaaggaaggattacgtttttttcaaacgttggccgtgtagcacttacatttgaacataattaactgattagagtgtaatgtgaagtgctaagtttctaccccatatgaaccatgtgagcgtagaaacttagcacttcacattacactctaatcagttaattctatgGTAGAAGGAGGCTACTTGCTTTCTCCTTGGCCCAAGCCATTTTAGCCGCTTTCTACTCGCTCGCGTGCTACGGTCCAGCAACAGAACCTAAAATGATCAACGCGGCAGGCTATGAACAACGTATAGTTTTGGAGTTTTT harbors:
- the LOC137974871 gene encoding carboxypeptidase D-like, producing MFPLWRVFAFITLLSFDAVGSKQNRIVDFTHHDYKEMTDILEKFALNYPSITRLYSLGQSVQNRTLWVLEITDNPGEHEPGEPEFKYIGNMHGNEVVSREILLHFIEYLLEGYRNNDEIRTLVDSTRIHIMPSMNPDGYEIAKNGGGRGRQRCEGIVGRANSESVDLNRNFPDQFDPKTGEKKLAKETLLVKDWIDSIPFVMSANFHGGSLVANYPYDNRADKRSLYSRTPDDDIFREMALTYSMNHPKMHLNVPACQEENFKDGITNGAAWYSVSGGMQDYNYVNSNCFEITVEVSCCKFPDESTLQGFWQDNKKSLLEYLKLVHTGLKGFVKDKYTNKGIKDAEIDIIGRNHPVKSAKDGDYWRLLYRGKYDVRVQKRGYIPEIKKIVVTDGQATNANFILRPIGERMDAIGERMDASTTQLEEVKEDDKKPVPVSLIIGLTIVCLISLMLALALAIMIAKKYRGDGDISCQYSAVHADP